A region from the Paenarthrobacter aurescens genome encodes:
- a CDS encoding sulfatase-like hydrolase/transferase, which produces MRGRRAAAGNRRPNILFIIADQLRSDHLGFGGNATVKTPNLDALAAKSVVFDNATVANPTCMPNRASLVTGRWPSAHGTRCNGITLDPLTQTVPRSLWAGGYRTVGVGKLHHQNMGWEFEPHQAEEILSTDPLLLDPGTSDARRQGLSPGWDQWENREAHDARFIPLPADYYGYQHVDLVIGHGDRPGGHYVHWARERGVDPESLGGPSNSSATYSGWDQVYQTAVPADMHPTSYVSEKAIEHLKDAAGQDQPFFMFVSFPDPHHPFSPPAGYSDLYNPEDLPLPLGFEQDHASSPAHVRNMIERRGEPNMDPTMTWAATEEQYRFAAAAQYGLITMMDEHIGRILDELDRQGLAEDTIVVFTSDHGDLFGDHGLMLKHFVHYRAVTNVPLMVHLPGGLPRRTKALVSSADLAPTLLELTGSKGYRGIQGRSLVSLLQGETESHRDSLLVEEEQPFGLDGLPGPVRMRTVITAEGRLTRYFGTGISELYHHGEDPGELVNRAGDPAYADLEDRLLRTMLEEMAALTDQGTAPTAAA; this is translated from the coding sequence ATGAGGGGGCGGCGAGCGGCGGCTGGGAACCGCCGGCCCAATATCCTGTTCATCATCGCGGACCAGCTCCGGTCCGACCACCTCGGCTTCGGAGGCAACGCCACAGTCAAGACGCCTAACCTGGACGCTCTCGCAGCCAAGAGCGTGGTTTTTGACAATGCCACGGTGGCCAACCCCACGTGCATGCCCAACCGTGCCAGCCTGGTGACCGGACGCTGGCCTTCTGCACACGGCACCCGTTGCAACGGCATTACTTTGGATCCATTGACGCAGACAGTTCCGCGTTCCCTGTGGGCAGGTGGCTACCGCACAGTGGGCGTGGGGAAGCTCCATCACCAGAACATGGGGTGGGAGTTTGAGCCGCACCAGGCAGAGGAGATCCTGTCCACGGACCCTCTGTTGTTGGACCCCGGTACCAGCGATGCCCGGCGTCAGGGCTTAAGCCCGGGTTGGGATCAGTGGGAAAACCGGGAGGCCCATGACGCCCGTTTCATACCGCTGCCCGCGGACTACTACGGCTACCAGCACGTGGACCTTGTCATCGGTCACGGTGACCGGCCCGGCGGCCACTACGTCCATTGGGCCCGGGAGCGCGGCGTTGATCCCGAATCGCTGGGAGGTCCGTCAAATTCCTCTGCTACCTACAGCGGCTGGGATCAGGTGTACCAGACGGCTGTTCCGGCCGATATGCACCCCACAAGCTATGTGAGCGAGAAAGCAATTGAACACCTCAAGGATGCCGCAGGGCAGGATCAGCCCTTCTTCATGTTTGTCTCCTTCCCGGATCCGCATCATCCGTTCTCGCCCCCGGCAGGCTATTCAGATCTATACAATCCAGAGGACCTGCCACTGCCGCTGGGTTTCGAACAGGACCACGCCTCCTCACCTGCGCACGTGAGGAACATGATCGAACGCCGGGGCGAGCCGAACATGGACCCCACCATGACGTGGGCGGCTACGGAGGAGCAGTACAGGTTCGCGGCGGCCGCCCAATATGGCCTGATCACCATGATGGATGAGCACATCGGCCGAATCCTGGATGAGCTGGATCGCCAGGGACTGGCCGAGGACACCATTGTGGTGTTCACCAGCGATCACGGAGATCTCTTTGGTGACCACGGCCTCATGCTCAAACATTTTGTCCATTACCGCGCGGTGACCAATGTGCCGTTGATGGTGCACCTTCCCGGAGGCTTGCCGCGGCGTACCAAGGCTCTGGTTTCCAGCGCGGATCTAGCCCCGACGCTTCTTGAGCTCACCGGCTCCAAAGGCTATAGGGGCATTCAGGGACGCTCCCTTGTGTCCCTGCTGCAGGGGGAGACTGAGAGTCATCGGGACTCGCTCCTGGTGGAGGAAGAACAACCATTCGGCTTGGACGGACTGCCGGGACCTGTCCGGATGCGGACAGTTATCACAGCTGAGGGCAGGCTGACCCGCTACTTCGGCACGGGGATTTCAGAGCTCTACCATCACGGCGAAGACCCCGGGGAACTGGTCAACCGTGCCGGCGATCCTGCCTACGCCGACTTGGAAGACCGGCTGTTGCGAACCATGCTCGAAGAGATGGCAGCCCTCACGGACCAGGGCACGGCCCCCACGGCGGCCGCTTAG
- a CDS encoding ABC transporter ATP-binding protein → MSVRQAPSLPIPNRKSTMAQQPETRISATTPRLDVAHLAKTYGSGEKSHTVIEDLTFTVDAGEVVCIVGPSGVGKTTLLKCLAGLHPASSGRAAIDGRTISGPPPEMALVFQDYNRSLMPWLTVRKNLILPLRHLKLPAAELKERCDSALAAVGLSHAHNQYPWQLSGGMQQRVAIARALAYRPEILIMDEPFASVDAQTRFDLEDLCLKIRKDFNMTILVVTHDIDEAVYLADRVVVLGSRPARVLKVVDVDLPAPRDQITTRSLPEFARQRTEVLSLIKRPA, encoded by the coding sequence ATGAGCGTCCGGCAGGCCCCGTCCCTCCCCATCCCCAACAGAAAGTCCACCATGGCACAGCAACCAGAAACCCGCATCAGTGCGACCACCCCTCGGCTGGACGTGGCGCATCTGGCCAAGACCTACGGCAGCGGCGAAAAATCACACACAGTCATTGAAGATCTCACTTTCACTGTGGACGCCGGCGAAGTTGTCTGCATAGTTGGCCCGTCAGGGGTTGGAAAGACCACTCTCCTGAAATGTCTGGCCGGCCTTCATCCGGCGAGCAGCGGACGTGCAGCCATTGACGGGCGGACCATCAGCGGCCCACCGCCGGAGATGGCGTTGGTTTTTCAGGACTACAACCGCTCGCTCATGCCATGGCTGACCGTCCGGAAAAACCTGATCCTTCCCTTGCGGCACCTCAAGTTGCCCGCGGCGGAACTGAAGGAGCGCTGCGACAGTGCCTTGGCCGCCGTCGGACTCTCCCATGCCCATAACCAGTATCCGTGGCAGTTGTCCGGCGGCATGCAGCAACGCGTGGCGATTGCCCGGGCGCTGGCGTATCGGCCGGAGATCCTCATCATGGACGAGCCCTTCGCTTCCGTGGACGCGCAGACCCGCTTTGATCTGGAGGATCTGTGCCTGAAGATCCGGAAAGACTTCAACATGACTATTTTGGTGGTGACCCACGACATCGATGAGGCCGTCTACCTGGCTGATCGTGTTGTGGTGCTCGGTTCCCGGCCCGCCCGCGTCCTCAAAGTGGTGGACGTGGACCTGCCGGCACCACGGGACCAAATCACTACGCGTTCGTTGCCGGAATTTGCGCGGCAGCGAACCGAAGTACTGTCCCTCATTAAGAGGCCCGCATGA
- a CDS encoding ABC transporter permease, producing MRNPAIRNWVIGAGTPVLLLIIWWFLSADSTDPFFPPLETILVRFQELWLFEHFQSDVLLSLGNLFLGFAMAAVAGVALGFATALVPPVRWMIDPLIHFLRGIPPVALVPIFISLIGFGTQMRVTSIALAALFPTMIATVDGIRSVSNDLLDVAKVYRFSRKERVVNVLLPAAMPQIFSGLQVSLQVAFIVMIASEMLGSSQGIGAMTLLAQQSFMTADMWAGILLLGVIGFLVNVLFSLLKRKVLSWYIGSRRMARAA from the coding sequence ATGAGAAACCCCGCAATCCGAAACTGGGTGATCGGAGCAGGCACTCCTGTGCTGCTGTTGATCATCTGGTGGTTCCTTTCCGCGGACTCCACCGATCCCTTTTTCCCGCCGCTGGAAACCATCCTTGTCCGCTTCCAGGAACTGTGGCTGTTTGAGCATTTCCAGTCCGATGTCCTCCTGAGCTTGGGGAACCTGTTCCTGGGTTTCGCCATGGCAGCGGTGGCCGGGGTTGCCCTGGGCTTCGCCACAGCACTGGTTCCTCCGGTCCGGTGGATGATCGATCCCCTGATCCATTTCCTCCGTGGAATTCCTCCAGTGGCATTGGTGCCGATCTTCATCTCCCTGATCGGCTTCGGTACACAGATGCGCGTAACCAGCATCGCTTTGGCGGCGTTGTTTCCCACCATGATCGCCACAGTGGACGGCATTCGGAGCGTCAGCAACGATCTCCTGGACGTAGCCAAGGTCTACAGGTTCAGCCGTAAGGAACGCGTGGTCAATGTCCTCCTCCCCGCAGCGATGCCCCAAATTTTCTCAGGACTGCAAGTGAGCCTTCAAGTGGCCTTCATCGTGATGATCGCCAGCGAAATGCTGGGCAGTTCCCAGGGCATCGGAGCCATGACCTTGCTGGCTCAGCAGAGCTTCATGACCGCTGACATGTGGGCAGGCATCCTGCTCCTGGGTGTCATCGGATTCCTGGTCAACGTGCTGTTCAGCCTGCTCAAGCGCAAGGTCCTGTCCTGGTACATCGGATCCCGTCGCATGGCGCGTGCAGCATGA
- a CDS encoding ABC transporter permease, with product MKASIRPYAFSALGIAGALVIWQVLAVAKAAGNALPSATEVFATLATILGTGTFWSALGATLAIALLALAMAALAGVVLGLLIGSFESVRYATLAVLEFLKPVPPIVILPLAVLVLGPTAEMALFLVVFGCLLPIVMQTVDGVQGTDPVARDTARSYGMGQGEILARVVLPSAMPYIGTAMRVAAPAALVVTVVAGLLGGGPGLGQSIYQAQAAGDYASLYALVIVLGVLGLLFQGATRLAERRVLHWHESYREVVR from the coding sequence ATGAAAGCATCTATCCGTCCCTATGCGTTCAGTGCCCTGGGCATAGCGGGAGCCTTGGTCATCTGGCAGGTGTTGGCTGTGGCCAAGGCAGCAGGAAATGCCCTGCCATCGGCTACCGAGGTGTTTGCCACGCTCGCGACCATTCTGGGGACAGGCACTTTCTGGTCCGCTCTGGGCGCCACGCTTGCCATCGCATTGCTCGCGCTGGCTATGGCAGCCTTGGCGGGGGTGGTCCTGGGACTGCTCATAGGCAGCTTCGAATCAGTTCGGTACGCCACTTTGGCTGTCCTGGAATTCCTGAAGCCGGTTCCCCCGATCGTTATTCTTCCCCTCGCCGTTTTGGTACTTGGCCCCACTGCTGAGATGGCGCTCTTCCTGGTGGTCTTCGGATGCCTGCTCCCTATTGTCATGCAGACCGTAGACGGCGTTCAGGGAACCGACCCCGTGGCACGCGATACTGCCCGCTCGTACGGCATGGGCCAGGGGGAGATTCTGGCTCGGGTGGTCTTGCCCAGCGCCATGCCGTATATCGGCACTGCCATGAGGGTGGCGGCCCCTGCTGCCTTGGTGGTCACCGTGGTGGCCGGCCTTCTTGGCGGCGGTCCGGGCCTGGGCCAAAGCATTTACCAAGCACAGGCGGCGGGTGATTACGCCAGCCTCTACGCCCTGGTGATTGTCCTCGGCGTCCTGGGTCTGTTGTTTCAAGGTGCTACCCGGCTGGCCGAGCGCCGGGTCCTGCACTGGCATGAGTCCTACCGGGAAGTGGTGCGCTGA
- a CDS encoding ABC transporter substrate-binding protein — MRRTIPLALAAVLSMTLAACGGGSGPAAAPAADGTTTLKVGTIGIGSDAGIRLAADKGYFKEQGLNVEISVIANPPAGIAAAQSGQIDLTYTPSIPLLNALSQNVPLKIIAAADGYKDGASEGTDLLRVDDTGLLVQQGSTINRPKDLEGKSVSVPARKAQLEVTVSKLVKDDGGDPAKVNWMVLDPSSALQSLNSGRVDAASLVAPFTSKAAAEGNRLLASPGVEFFEQGAIGLWVAGANTVKSKEKALQGFRAAIYKANAYANAHVDEAQQLSAEITKTDLDVVKSGAVNYWPEDVRIEDIERANKNLAELGFLSEPVKLPADVIFGK; from the coding sequence ATGCGACGCACTATTCCCTTGGCCCTGGCCGCAGTTTTGTCCATGACGTTGGCCGCCTGCGGTGGGGGTTCCGGCCCGGCCGCCGCCCCCGCCGCGGACGGGACCACCACCCTGAAGGTGGGCACCATCGGCATAGGTTCGGACGCGGGCATCCGGCTTGCAGCTGATAAGGGCTACTTCAAGGAGCAGGGTCTCAATGTGGAGATTTCTGTTATTGCCAACCCTCCGGCCGGCATTGCTGCGGCCCAGAGCGGCCAGATTGATCTCACGTACACGCCCTCCATTCCGCTGCTGAATGCACTGAGCCAGAACGTGCCGCTCAAGATCATTGCCGCAGCCGACGGCTACAAGGACGGTGCCAGTGAAGGCACTGACCTGCTCCGGGTGGATGACACCGGACTTTTGGTGCAGCAGGGGTCAACCATCAACAGGCCCAAGGACCTGGAGGGAAAGAGCGTCAGCGTCCCGGCGCGCAAGGCACAGCTGGAGGTCACTGTCAGCAAACTGGTCAAGGACGACGGCGGCGATCCCGCCAAGGTGAACTGGATGGTCCTTGATCCTTCCTCTGCACTCCAATCCCTGAATTCCGGACGGGTGGATGCTGCCTCACTCGTGGCCCCGTTCACGTCCAAGGCCGCCGCGGAGGGCAACAGGCTCCTGGCTTCGCCCGGCGTCGAATTCTTTGAACAAGGCGCCATTGGCCTTTGGGTGGCCGGGGCGAACACGGTGAAGTCCAAGGAAAAGGCGTTGCAGGGTTTCAGGGCCGCTATCTACAAGGCGAACGCCTACGCCAATGCGCACGTTGATGAAGCGCAGCAGCTCAGTGCCGAGATCACCAAGACTGACCTGGACGTGGTCAAGTCCGGTGCCGTGAACTATTGGCCCGAAGACGTCCGCATTGAAGACATTGAGCGTGCCAATAAGAACCTTGCCGAGCTCGGATTCCTGAGTGAACCGGTGAAGCTGCCGGCTGACGTTATTTTCGGGAAGTAG
- a CDS encoding amidohydrolase, with translation MGDFADLVITNARVHTMDPAAPHHVSDAVAITGGRIAALGHRGVSGRIGPATQVIDAAGGAVIPGINDAHLHFVSAAMAAFGYVRLEPAVAPHWAAVVDVLETAPAGEDGWVRAHGWDEALLGPAQGFLLNVRPDTPVVAFDSTGHQLLANTEALRRAGINAATPDVDGGVVARSSDGTPTGLLQDGAMELLSRAMPPVPGSTLRPALLAFQEQLHSLGITSLTDPGLGPACAGLMDGAGSTAALELLADLAEAKQLSLRINVLMLFAGTGGANSRAVEAGLRSGLSAAYLDRGISPEQLRIAGVKIFADGIPRSGTAWMSEPYGKACTHGSLVIQGASEAQRVAELHKILKLINDAGLQAGVHATGDAATAAAVQAIIAAGDGGNGDSGRSENRHYIIHGAFGDPETLHTMASQGIGYSTNPLIRQEAGDIMRQVLGEDRFSKHQPLQSALGAGVRLNLASDAPVTSADWRRTVVAAVRRGTRSQPGNPRDPERIGGLQALMAMTVNAAWQDHAEQFKGALTPGMTADLCLLSKPWPVDEEIEELLDTEVRLTLSGGRVVHQSG, from the coding sequence ATGGGAGACTTCGCTGATCTGGTGATCACGAACGCCAGGGTCCACACCATGGATCCGGCGGCACCACATCACGTGAGCGACGCCGTCGCCATCACGGGCGGCCGCATTGCCGCGCTGGGCCACCGGGGCGTAAGCGGGAGGATCGGCCCTGCCACGCAGGTGATCGATGCTGCAGGCGGAGCTGTCATTCCAGGCATCAACGATGCCCACCTGCACTTTGTCTCGGCAGCCATGGCCGCCTTTGGGTATGTGCGCTTGGAACCCGCCGTGGCGCCCCACTGGGCTGCCGTCGTCGACGTCCTGGAAACAGCGCCGGCGGGGGAGGATGGTTGGGTGCGCGCCCACGGGTGGGACGAAGCCCTGCTGGGGCCGGCGCAGGGGTTCTTGCTCAATGTCAGGCCGGACACGCCCGTGGTGGCTTTCGACAGCACCGGCCATCAGTTGCTGGCCAACACCGAAGCGCTCAGAAGGGCCGGTATTAACGCCGCCACGCCAGATGTTGACGGCGGCGTCGTAGCCAGGTCCTCGGACGGCACTCCCACAGGATTGCTCCAGGACGGAGCCATGGAACTTCTCTCGCGGGCAATGCCGCCGGTCCCCGGATCAACCTTGCGCCCTGCTCTGCTGGCATTCCAAGAGCAACTGCATTCCTTGGGCATCACCTCCCTCACCGATCCCGGCCTGGGGCCGGCGTGCGCGGGACTCATGGATGGTGCGGGTTCGACGGCGGCACTGGAGTTGCTGGCCGACCTCGCCGAGGCGAAGCAACTTTCGCTGCGAATCAACGTACTGATGCTCTTCGCGGGAACAGGGGGAGCCAACTCGCGCGCGGTTGAGGCAGGACTGCGCAGCGGGCTGTCCGCTGCCTACTTGGACCGTGGCATCAGTCCGGAGCAACTGCGGATTGCGGGCGTCAAGATTTTCGCCGATGGAATTCCCCGCAGCGGAACCGCGTGGATGAGCGAGCCCTACGGGAAGGCATGTACGCACGGCAGCCTGGTGATCCAAGGAGCAAGCGAAGCCCAGCGGGTTGCGGAGCTGCATAAAATCCTGAAGCTGATCAATGACGCCGGGCTGCAGGCGGGCGTTCACGCCACGGGGGACGCGGCCACCGCTGCCGCAGTTCAAGCGATCATCGCCGCAGGGGATGGCGGCAACGGGGATTCAGGGCGGTCGGAGAACCGTCATTACATCATCCACGGGGCCTTCGGGGACCCCGAAACACTTCACACCATGGCGTCCCAGGGTATTGGTTACAGCACCAACCCCCTTATCCGGCAAGAAGCCGGCGACATCATGCGGCAGGTTCTCGGTGAGGATCGCTTCTCCAAGCACCAGCCCCTGCAATCGGCGCTGGGGGCCGGAGTCCGTCTGAATCTTGCCTCGGATGCCCCCGTGACCAGTGCCGATTGGCGCCGCACAGTGGTGGCAGCTGTTCGCCGGGGCACTCGTTCGCAGCCAGGCAACCCGCGGGACCCGGAGCGGATCGGCGGCTTGCAGGCATTGATGGCAATGACCGTCAACGCGGCCTGGCAGGACCATGCGGAGCAATTCAAGGGTGCTTTGACCCCGGGCATGACGGCGGATTTGTGTTTGCTTTCCAAGCCCTGGCCCGTGGACGAGGAGATTGAAGAACTCCTGGACACAGAGGTCAGGCTCACCCTCAGCGGTGGCCGGGTAGTTCACCAATCCGGCTAA
- a CDS encoding TetR/AcrR family transcriptional regulator, translating to MARVPAEERRLQFVEAAARVIAQDGLASATTRRIATEADAPLAALHYCFRSKDELLEEVYNFLSRDYAKALEPVADPGMGLRHMIGAHARRIWSRMLDNPHEQVTTFELLLRRFRVETEDQPQALLMNRSMYDGWVSSTLELFRAAADAAGEPVPDNLEDITRLFISGIDGISMQHLADPNDERSLRLVELMAVSLAGALHYA from the coding sequence ATGGCCAGGGTTCCCGCCGAGGAAAGGCGGCTGCAGTTCGTCGAAGCGGCGGCAAGGGTGATCGCCCAAGATGGCCTCGCCTCTGCAACCACGCGACGAATCGCCACCGAAGCCGATGCCCCGCTTGCCGCACTGCACTATTGCTTCCGGAGCAAAGACGAACTTCTTGAAGAGGTTTACAACTTCCTCAGCAGGGACTATGCCAAGGCATTGGAGCCTGTGGCCGATCCAGGAATGGGATTACGGCACATGATTGGTGCCCATGCACGGCGCATCTGGAGCCGCATGCTGGATAATCCGCATGAGCAGGTCACAACGTTCGAACTGCTGCTCCGGCGGTTCCGCGTAGAAACCGAAGACCAGCCTCAGGCCTTGCTCATGAACCGCTCCATGTACGACGGCTGGGTCAGCTCAACGTTGGAGCTGTTCCGTGCCGCCGCTGACGCCGCCGGAGAGCCCGTTCCGGACAACCTGGAAGACATCACCCGCTTGTTTATTTCAGGGATTGACGGCATCAGCATGCAGCATTTGGCCGACCCCAACGACGAACGGTCACTGCGTTTGGTGGAACTCATGGCCGTTTCCCTCGCCGGAGCGCTCCATTACGCCTGA
- a CDS encoding MFS transporter: MDKISVASQPASQAPSRPSRLPGRFARLPELAGPGFLPLGLFARLPLAMLTVGTLTLVTAVSHSYAIGGMAAGAVGIGSALGAPVLGSLADRAGQRIVLMVAAVINTLAVAGLLAAAYLTTTYGSVGEAVGVLIAAFLAGASCPQVGPMARVRWMALTTRNLSAANGGKSVAANRADLDTALSYEGTADEVTFVLGPALVGVLASMVAPWLPLALAAVMTITLVPAFAVHPSQRAVMPAPRKARAGVVPSGAQQLVSEQPGEATSRGRNRWAGAVVAVPVVAMVCMGTFFGATQNALSAFSAQYATAEIAGILYAVMGLSSAVAALSVAFWPQRFSLASRWVAAALAMSVLSLLLLLPAGIWPMVFVLLILGIPVGPVMVTVFSIGGVVAPAGRMATVMTALASGIVAGTALGSYLAGQLAQTQGSGAAFVVSVAAAAGLLLLGVLTSLVMKRRPQA; encoded by the coding sequence ATGGATAAAATTTCTGTAGCTTCACAGCCCGCATCGCAGGCTCCCTCACGCCCCTCACGCTTGCCAGGCCGCTTCGCGCGGCTTCCCGAATTGGCGGGACCTGGTTTCCTGCCCCTTGGACTTTTCGCCCGGCTTCCCTTGGCCATGCTGACAGTGGGCACCCTGACCCTGGTGACAGCCGTCAGCCATTCCTACGCAATCGGGGGCATGGCAGCCGGCGCCGTAGGCATCGGCTCGGCGTTGGGCGCTCCGGTGCTGGGGTCCTTGGCCGATAGGGCCGGCCAACGGATTGTGCTGATGGTGGCAGCAGTCATCAACACCCTTGCTGTGGCAGGGCTCCTTGCTGCTGCATACCTCACCACCACTTACGGTTCTGTGGGCGAGGCGGTTGGAGTCCTCATTGCCGCTTTTCTCGCTGGCGCCAGCTGTCCCCAAGTGGGCCCCATGGCCCGTGTCCGGTGGATGGCGCTGACCACCCGCAACCTATCTGCAGCCAACGGCGGCAAGAGTGTGGCCGCCAACCGGGCTGACCTGGACACCGCACTGTCCTATGAAGGTACTGCAGACGAGGTCACGTTCGTCCTGGGTCCCGCCCTGGTGGGCGTCTTGGCCAGTATGGTGGCACCATGGTTGCCGCTGGCGTTGGCCGCGGTCATGACCATCACTTTGGTTCCTGCCTTTGCGGTCCACCCCAGCCAGCGTGCAGTGATGCCGGCCCCACGCAAGGCCCGTGCCGGCGTCGTGCCTTCGGGCGCCCAACAATTGGTTAGTGAGCAACCGGGCGAAGCGACGTCCCGGGGACGTAACCGTTGGGCCGGGGCCGTTGTAGCCGTTCCGGTGGTTGCAATGGTGTGTATGGGTACCTTTTTCGGGGCCACACAGAATGCGCTCAGTGCTTTCTCGGCCCAGTACGCCACGGCTGAGATCGCAGGAATTCTGTATGCCGTGATGGGCCTCAGCTCAGCTGTGGCGGCACTTTCGGTGGCATTCTGGCCGCAGCGGTTCAGCTTGGCTTCCCGTTGGGTTGCCGCGGCGCTGGCGATGTCCGTTTTGTCGCTTCTGCTGCTTCTCCCGGCAGGCATTTGGCCCATGGTCTTTGTCTTGCTGATACTGGGCATCCCTGTGGGGCCGGTGATGGTGACTGTCTTCAGCATCGGCGGTGTTGTGGCTCCGGCAGGTCGGATGGCCACTGTGATGACGGCGCTGGCCAGCGGAATTGTGGCCGGAACTGCACTGGGCTCCTATCTGGCCGGGCAGTTGGCTCAAACTCAGGGATCGGGCGCGGCTTTCGTGGTGTCCGTGGCCGCAGCGGCAGGCCTTTTGTTGCTAGGTGTTCTTACGTCCTTGGTGATGAAGCGCAGGCCTCAGGCGTAA